A stretch of the Clostridiales bacterium genome encodes the following:
- a CDS encoding TldD/PmbA family protein, producing MKAPFSPYLTGIAPGLKQLIALLRRRYDYVSVLSTDSVGFTVRISQRYKGVARDTRTTERGTVVRVYKDGLYSEAAFTGFNPADPEGACASLTASLDAQLELLRETGTAVYETAALPDEPQTIFVEMETGRLPEEEDLADLVTRLSEVSDKAVAQNGELLDCNISATSTHICKMFLTEHRDLRQSYVQSEGSVMMLAMRNGRNEMSHSGISGREGPELFDRLGDESPKVLKVVGELLSADRVVPGEYDVITSPEVSGLIAHEAFGHGVEMDMFVKGRALGAEYIGKRVGSDNVTMHEGALCADSVTGYAFDDEGTPAGDVIEIENGILRTGICDALSALRLGIQPTGNGKRENFAHKVYTRMTNTLFDSGSSTLEEMIASISKGYLLCGMQSGMEDPKHWGIQCIIERGYEIIDGKLTGKVVSPLVMTGYVPDLLGSVSMVSSDRGVFGNGACGKGHKEWVKVADGGPYLKAKVRLG from the coding sequence ATGAAAGCACCTTTTTCCCCGTACCTCACCGGTATCGCCCCGGGGCTCAAACAGCTGATCGCCCTGCTGCGCCGCCGGTATGATTACGTCAGCGTCCTGTCCACGGACTCTGTCGGTTTCACCGTCCGCATCAGCCAGCGCTACAAGGGCGTCGCCCGCGACACCCGCACCACCGAGCGCGGCACCGTCGTCCGCGTGTACAAGGACGGCCTGTATTCCGAGGCCGCCTTCACCGGCTTCAACCCGGCGGACCCGGAAGGTGCCTGCGCCTCCCTCACCGCCTCGCTGGACGCCCAGCTGGAGCTCCTGCGGGAAACCGGCACCGCCGTGTATGAAACCGCCGCCCTGCCGGATGAACCGCAAACCATCTTCGTGGAGATGGAAACCGGCCGCCTGCCGGAGGAGGAAGACCTCGCCGACCTCGTCACCCGCCTTTCCGAGGTTTCGGACAAGGCCGTTGCGCAGAATGGTGAGCTGCTGGACTGCAACATCTCCGCCACCTCGACCCACATCTGCAAGATGTTCCTCACGGAGCACCGCGACCTGCGCCAGAGCTACGTGCAGAGCGAAGGCTCCGTCATGATGCTCGCCATGCGCAACGGCCGCAATGAGATGTCCCATTCCGGCATTTCCGGCCGCGAGGGCCCGGAACTCTTCGACCGCCTCGGCGATGAGTCCCCCAAGGTCCTGAAGGTCGTCGGCGAGCTGCTCTCCGCGGACCGCGTCGTCCCCGGCGAGTATGACGTCATCACCAGCCCGGAGGTTTCCGGCCTCATCGCCCACGAAGCCTTCGGCCACGGCGTGGAAATGGATATGTTCGTCAAAGGCCGCGCCCTCGGCGCCGAATACATCGGCAAGCGCGTCGGCTCCGACAACGTCACCATGCACGAGGGCGCCCTCTGTGCCGACAGCGTCACCGGCTATGCCTTTGATGACGAAGGCACCCCCGCCGGCGACGTCATCGAAATCGAAAACGGCATCCTGCGCACCGGCATCTGCGATGCCCTCAGCGCCCTGCGCCTCGGCATTCAGCCCACCGGCAACGGCAAACGCGAGAACTTCGCCCACAAGGTCTACACCCGCATGACCAACACCCTCTTCGATTCCGGCTCCAGCACCCTGGAGGAGATGATCGCCTCCATCTCCAAGGGCTACCTCCTCTGTGGCATGCAGTCCGGCATGGAGGATCCCAAGCATTGGGGCATCCAGTGCATCATCGAGCGCGGCTATGAAATCATCGACGGGAAGCTCACCGGCAAGGTCGTCTCCCCGCTCGTCATGACCGGCTACGTGCCGGACCTCCTCGGCTCCGTCTCCATGGTCTCCTCCGACCGCGGCGTCTTCGGCAACGGCGCCTGCGGCAAGGGCCACAAGGAATGGGTCAAGGTCGCCGACGGCGGTCCCTATCTGAAAGCGAAAGTGAGGCTGGGATAA
- a CDS encoding aminotransferase class I/II-fold pyridoxal phosphate-dependent enzyme has protein sequence MLSFESDYIAGAHPDILRRLAETNLEPLPGYGTDKYCDSAKEKIRAAVGCPEADVEFLSGGTQTNALIIAAMLPAWCGVISAETGHINAHEAGAVEYTGHKVISLPQQEGKINSTDLSSWLSAFHGDENREHMVWPGMVYLSWPTEYGTLYSKAELEAISALCKQYNLSLFIDGARLGYGLASPAADLTLPELASLCDVFYIGGTKVGALCGEAVVFPKGNKPPHFMNTVKQHGALLAKGRLLGIQFDTLFTDDLYFRISRHAIALAEELKKVFLDCGIPFALSSPTNQQFVILENSRLEALREKVRFSFWEKYDDTHTVVRFATGWSTTEEDISALRDILLSC, from the coding sequence ATGCTGTCTTTTGAAAGCGATTACATCGCCGGCGCCCATCCGGATATCCTGCGCCGCCTGGCAGAAACCAACCTCGAGCCCCTGCCCGGCTACGGCACAGATAAATACTGCGACAGCGCGAAGGAAAAAATCCGCGCAGCCGTCGGCTGCCCGGAAGCGGACGTGGAGTTTCTCTCCGGCGGCACCCAGACCAACGCGCTCATCATCGCCGCCATGCTCCCTGCCTGGTGCGGCGTCATCTCGGCCGAAACCGGCCATATCAACGCCCATGAAGCCGGCGCCGTGGAATACACCGGCCATAAGGTGATTTCCCTTCCGCAGCAGGAAGGCAAAATCAATTCCACGGACCTGTCCTCCTGGCTCTCCGCCTTCCACGGGGATGAAAACCGGGAGCACATGGTCTGGCCCGGTATGGTCTACCTCTCCTGGCCCACCGAATACGGCACCCTGTATTCAAAGGCGGAACTGGAAGCCATCTCCGCCCTCTGCAAACAGTATAACCTTTCCCTCTTCATCGACGGCGCCCGCTTGGGCTACGGCCTGGCCAGCCCCGCCGCGGATCTCACCCTGCCGGAGCTTGCCTCCCTCTGCGATGTCTTCTACATCGGCGGCACCAAGGTCGGCGCCCTCTGCGGTGAGGCCGTCGTTTTCCCGAAAGGCAACAAGCCCCCGCATTTCATGAACACCGTCAAGCAGCACGGCGCGCTCCTGGCCAAGGGCCGCCTCCTGGGCATCCAGTTCGACACCCTCTTCACGGATGATCTCTACTTCCGCATCAGCCGCCACGCCATCGCCCTGGCGGAAGAGCTGAAGAAGGTCTTCCTGGACTGCGGCATCCCCTTCGCGCTCAGTTCCCCCACCAACCAGCAGTTCGTCATCCTGGAGAACTCCCGCCTGGAGGCCCTCCGGGAGAAGGTCCGCTTCAGCTTCTGGGAGAAGTATGACGATACGCACACCGTTGTCCGTTTCGCCACCGGCTGGTCAACAACTGAAGAAGATATCTCCGCTCTGCGGGATATCCTGCTCAGCTGTTAA
- a CDS encoding glycoside hydrolase family 3 C-terminal domain-containing protein, with protein MKLKNGFSGTASAEITPREIKHREIARRVAAGGVVLLKNNGVLPLQEYTGVALYGAGARHTITGGTGSGEVNCRPGVSICEGLESAGMKIVSKGWLDALDAAYDRAFEEWKEAVRAKIVPGKFDGMWEAFVSTPKKIPEGPHIMHEGDTDTAIYVISRIAGEGADRHPVAGDYLLSEIEERELGEVCSAYSRVIVVLNMGGVIDLGFMDRYPVSALILLGQAGMEGGNVLADILLGKVNPSGRLAETWGMAYEDYPCADMYSNVGGNLQEEKYKEGIYVGYRWFDAFEKKPRYPFGYGLSYTTFGISPAGVELNGGKAVVTVKVENTGDRAGRTSVLLFAACPEGLRKKERKKLAGFAKTKELQPGESTELKIEACLPYLAAWHAGKSAYFMDAGEYRLLIGTDAANYMAAGTLTVKETIWGAKQHRICPLLDALPEKKPEDEADKRWADELAGLFAAGLPVIAIDDAAAEALAKYTAPANLPEPKDPLVEKLTLEEKACLVCGRPTHGEVSFIGDAGVTVPGAAAETTPVLKKYGIPTSILADGPAGIRIEHRYEVKDGKIFHADRAEGFLARIFKEEIRHEGTEAYYQYCTAIPVGMVLAQTFDTDALEEIGGVIAREMEEFGVTWWLAPGMNIKRNPLCGRSFEYYSEDPLVAGKIAAAITRGVQAVPGAAVTIKHFACNNQEDNRRGVSSIVSERALREIYLKGFEIAVREAQPHAIMTSYNKINGVHTANSRDLCTVAARGEWGFQGLIMTDWTTTNFEGGSSAAKCVAAGNDLTMPGLESDIREIIGAVKEENDQSLDIKDLDACCARILGLIRKLCC; from the coding sequence ATGAAACTGAAGAACGGATTCAGCGGGACTGCATCTGCGGAAATTACGCCCCGGGAGATCAAACACCGGGAGATCGCGCGCCGCGTGGCGGCGGGCGGTGTGGTGCTGCTGAAGAACAACGGCGTGCTGCCGCTGCAGGAGTATACGGGCGTGGCGCTGTACGGCGCAGGCGCACGGCATACGATTACGGGCGGAACCGGATCCGGCGAGGTGAACTGCCGGCCGGGCGTCTCCATCTGCGAAGGGCTGGAGAGCGCCGGAATGAAGATTGTGAGCAAGGGCTGGCTGGACGCGCTGGACGCGGCGTATGACCGGGCCTTTGAGGAGTGGAAAGAGGCCGTCCGCGCGAAGATCGTGCCGGGGAAATTCGACGGCATGTGGGAAGCATTTGTGAGCACGCCGAAGAAGATCCCGGAAGGGCCGCACATCATGCACGAGGGCGATACCGATACGGCGATCTACGTGATCAGCCGGATCGCGGGCGAAGGCGCTGACCGGCATCCCGTGGCCGGGGACTACCTGCTGAGCGAGATTGAAGAGCGCGAGCTGGGCGAGGTATGCTCGGCGTACAGCCGGGTGATCGTGGTGCTGAACATGGGCGGCGTGATCGACCTGGGATTCATGGACCGGTATCCGGTTTCCGCGCTGATACTGCTGGGCCAGGCGGGCATGGAAGGCGGCAACGTGCTGGCGGACATCCTGCTGGGCAAGGTGAACCCGAGCGGCCGGCTGGCCGAGACCTGGGGCATGGCGTATGAGGATTATCCCTGCGCGGACATGTACTCCAACGTGGGCGGCAACCTGCAGGAGGAAAAGTACAAGGAAGGCATCTACGTTGGCTACCGCTGGTTTGACGCGTTTGAGAAGAAGCCGCGGTATCCCTTCGGATACGGGCTGAGCTATACGACGTTCGGAATTTCCCCGGCGGGCGTGGAACTGAACGGCGGGAAGGCTGTTGTGACCGTGAAGGTGGAGAACACCGGCGACCGGGCGGGGCGGACCTCCGTGCTGCTGTTTGCGGCGTGCCCGGAAGGCCTGCGGAAGAAGGAACGGAAAAAGCTGGCCGGATTTGCCAAGACGAAGGAGCTGCAGCCCGGGGAAAGCACCGAGCTGAAGATTGAAGCCTGCCTGCCGTACCTGGCCGCATGGCACGCGGGCAAATCCGCGTATTTCATGGACGCGGGCGAATACCGCCTGCTGATCGGCACGGACGCCGCGAACTACATGGCGGCCGGAACGCTGACCGTGAAGGAAACCATCTGGGGCGCGAAGCAGCACCGGATCTGCCCGCTGCTGGATGCGCTGCCGGAGAAGAAGCCGGAGGACGAGGCGGACAAGCGCTGGGCGGATGAATTGGCCGGGCTGTTTGCTGCAGGGCTGCCGGTGATTGCCATCGACGATGCGGCGGCGGAAGCGTTGGCAAAGTATACCGCGCCGGCGAACCTGCCGGAGCCGAAGGATCCCCTGGTGGAGAAGCTGACGCTGGAAGAGAAGGCGTGCCTGGTATGCGGGCGGCCCACCCACGGCGAAGTGTCGTTCATCGGCGACGCGGGCGTGACGGTGCCCGGGGCGGCGGCGGAAACCACGCCGGTGCTGAAGAAATACGGTATTCCCACGAGCATCCTGGCGGACGGCCCGGCGGGCATCCGCATTGAGCACCGGTATGAGGTGAAGGACGGAAAGATCTTCCACGCGGACCGCGCGGAAGGCTTCCTGGCCCGGATTTTCAAAGAAGAGATCCGCCACGAGGGAACGGAAGCGTACTACCAGTACTGCACGGCCATCCCGGTGGGCATGGTGCTGGCGCAGACGTTTGACACGGACGCGCTGGAGGAGATCGGCGGCGTGATCGCCCGCGAGATGGAAGAGTTTGGCGTGACCTGGTGGCTGGCGCCCGGCATGAACATCAAACGGAACCCGCTGTGCGGCCGGAGCTTTGAGTATTATTCCGAGGATCCGCTGGTTGCCGGAAAGATCGCGGCGGCGATTACCCGCGGCGTGCAGGCAGTGCCCGGCGCGGCGGTGACCATCAAGCATTTCGCGTGCAACAACCAGGAGGACAACCGGCGCGGCGTATCGAGCATTGTGAGCGAGCGGGCGCTGCGGGAAATCTACCTGAAGGGCTTCGAGATCGCCGTGCGCGAGGCGCAGCCCCATGCGATCATGACCTCCTACAACAAGATCAACGGCGTGCACACCGCGAACAGCCGCGACCTGTGCACCGTGGCGGCCCGCGGGGAGTGGGGCTTCCAGGGACTGATCATGACCGACTGGACGACGACGAACTTCGAGGGCGGGTCTTCCGCCGCGAAGTGCGTGGCGGCCGGTAACGACCTGACGATGCCCGGGCTGGAAAGCGATATCCGGGAGATCATCGGGGCGGTGAAGGAAGAGAACGACCAGAGCCTGGATATCAAAGACCTGGATGCATGCTGCGCGCGGATCCTGGGCCTGATCCGGAAACTGTGCTGCTGA
- a CDS encoding 8-oxo-dGTP diphosphatase — protein sequence MRLTTLCHVEKDGRWLMMHRVKKDADENAGKWIGLGGHLEENESPEECVLREICEEAGLEVTDLRLRGIITFILPDWGNELTFLYTARTETETLPECTEGELKWIPLEEVLSLSLWEGDRVFIPLLLTREDCFSVKLEYAPGGELLRAVVDGKELL from the coding sequence ATGCGCCTGACAACCTTGTGCCATGTGGAAAAGGACGGCCGCTGGCTGATGATGCACCGCGTCAAAAAGGACGCGGATGAAAACGCCGGCAAATGGATCGGTCTCGGCGGCCACCTGGAGGAAAACGAATCCCCCGAGGAATGCGTCCTGCGGGAAATCTGCGAGGAAGCCGGCCTGGAGGTCACAGATCTCCGCCTGCGCGGAATCATCACCTTCATCCTGCCGGACTGGGGCAACGAACTCACCTTCCTCTACACCGCCCGCACCGAAACGGAAACCCTGCCCGAATGCACCGAGGGCGAACTGAAATGGATCCCCCTGGAGGAGGTTCTCTCCCTGTCCCTCTGGGAAGGCGACCGCGTCTTCATCCCCCTTCTCCTCACCCGGGAGGACTGCTTCTCCGTCAAGCTGGAATACGCCCCGGGCGGTGAGCTTCTCCGCGCCGTGGTGGACGGAAAGGAGCTCCTGTAA